In Patescibacteria group bacterium, one genomic interval encodes:
- a CDS encoding ATP-dependent Clp protease ATP-binding subunit, whose amino-acid sequence MTNPILQIFTTNSLRTLSRAQFLANRLNGSTVEPVHVLISLIEQKGSLSAKILEKTGIKLTSIKQVILEKNGLDENFKKIINQELAPPKNNNRPAQQSSALDRKNHCPDDRLTTIIKNPLFEFNSTEINKKNEKATKLIDIKLSPHLKKIIQKAISCAASFKHKYIGTEHLLFGVLELNDDFVSQILSKSNIAPSQLTRHLKNILETTSKFSEITDPFSKSSAGQNVAAKEPEAVPDRSILKFFSCDLTDEKIQQNIDPLIGREQEVDRLINILARRTKNNPLLIGDPGVGKTAIVEGLAKKITQGEVPAILARKKIITLDMGLLLAGSIYRGEFENRLKQVIEEVKANPQIILFIDEVHNIVGAGSSSGTLDAANLLKPALSKGEIRLIGATTPAEYKKFIELDSALERRFQTIFVNEPSIEETIELLGGVKKNYEKYHRVHITNEAIESAVHLSERYIKNKFFPDKALDLLDEASSQVKVKSGADPLLKKLAKFEDIKKKLIENKQLAIKEENFDQALFFKKRENEITRGILELKEKIKKSQTKMIGKITEKNVVKIVAQITNLPLSVLSLGDKQKFISLEKELKKKIIGQTEAISQVSSSIRKHLIGLADPKRPLGSFIFLGPSGVGKTELALTLARTVFDDPHALIRFDMSEFAEGFSISKLIGAPAGYVGYRESGKLTEAVKNKPYSLILFDEIEKAHPEIHNLLLQILEDGRLTDATGKEINFKNTIIVMTSNVGLNEFNRQQAIGFSSVGSQETVDFENLKEKISTELKKKFNLEFLNRIDKTIFFKPLGLSDLQKIVELQINDLAEKLTERHLGINISTSAKKFIAQYSFSPDQGARAIRKTVSDLIENPLAEKLLKDEFNKGDIVKVDYKGKKLVLEKD is encoded by the coding sequence ATGACAAACCCTATCCTCCAAATTTTCACTACCAACTCTCTCCGAACTCTTTCTCGAGCTCAATTTTTAGCTAACAGACTAAACGGCTCAACAGTTGAGCCTGTGCATGTTTTAATTTCCTTGATTGAGCAAAAAGGCAGTTTAAGCGCCAAGATTCTGGAGAAAACAGGAATTAAACTCACTAGTATCAAACAAGTAATTCTGGAAAAAAATGGTTTGGACGAAAATTTTAAAAAAATTATCAATCAGGAGCTGGCTCCGCCCAAAAATAATAATCGCCCGGCACAGCAATCGTCAGCTTTAGATCGAAAAAATCACTGCCCTGATGATAGGTTAACCACCATCATTAAAAATCCTTTATTTGAATTCAACTCAACGGAAATCAACAAAAAAAACGAAAAGGCGACAAAATTGATTGATATCAAATTATCACCGCACTTAAAAAAAATTATCCAAAAAGCAATTAGCTGTGCCGCTTCTTTTAAACATAAATATATTGGTACCGAGCACCTGCTTTTTGGAGTTTTAGAATTAAATGATGATTTTGTTAGCCAGATACTATCAAAAAGCAACATTGCTCCCAGCCAATTAACGCGCCACTTAAAAAATATTCTTGAAACCACTTCTAAGTTTTCCGAAATAACCGACCCTTTTTCAAAATCAAGCGCCGGACAAAATGTAGCGGCCAAAGAACCCGAAGCTGTGCCTGATCGCTCAATTCTAAAATTCTTTTCCTGCGATTTAACTGATGAAAAAATTCAACAAAATATTGACCCTTTAATCGGCCGGGAGCAAGAAGTTGACCGCTTGATTAATATTTTAGCCCGCCGGACTAAAAATAATCCCTTGCTCATTGGCGACCCCGGCGTTGGGAAGACAGCGATTGTTGAAGGCCTGGCAAAAAAAATTACCCAAGGCGAAGTGCCCGCGATCTTGGCCCGCAAAAAAATTATTACCCTAGATATGGGCCTACTCTTAGCCGGCTCAATCTATCGCGGTGAATTTGAGAATCGACTTAAACAGGTTATTGAAGAAGTCAAAGCTAATCCCCAAATTATTCTGTTTATTGATGAGGTCCACAATATCGTTGGCGCTGGCTCCAGCAGTGGCACCCTTGATGCCGCCAACCTCTTAAAACCCGCTTTATCCAAAGGTGAAATTCGCTTAATCGGCGCCACCACTCCGGCTGAATACAAAAAATTTATTGAACTAGACTCTGCTTTGGAGCGAAGGTTTCAAACTATTTTTGTGAACGAACCCTCAATTGAAGAAACCATTGAGCTTTTGGGCGGGGTCAAAAAAAATTACGAAAAATACCACCGGGTACACATTACTAACGAAGCCATTGAAAGCGCGGTCCATTTGAGTGAACGTTATATTAAAAATAAGTTCTTTCCCGACAAAGCCCTTGACCTGCTTGATGAAGCCTCCTCCCAAGTCAAAGTTAAATCCGGGGCTGATCCTCTATTAAAAAAACTTGCCAAATTTGAAGATATTAAAAAGAAATTGATAGAAAACAAGCAGTTGGCTATTAAAGAAGAAAATTTTGACCAAGCGCTCTTCTTTAAAAAAAGGGAAAACGAAATCACCCGAGGTATTCTTGAACTTAAAGAAAAAATCAAAAAAAGCCAGACAAAAATGATCGGCAAAATCACCGAAAAAAATGTCGTTAAAATAGTCGCTCAAATTACCAACCTGCCGCTTAGTGTTCTTTCCTTGGGCGACAAACAAAAATTTATATCATTAGAAAAAGAATTAAAAAAGAAAATTATTGGCCAGACCGAAGCTATTTCCCAGGTCTCAAGCTCCATCCGCAAACATCTTATTGGCCTGGCTGACCCTAAAAGGCCTTTAGGTTCTTTTATATTCTTGGGGCCCTCTGGTGTCGGTAAAACCGAATTAGCTTTGACTTTGGCAAGAACGGTTTTTGACGACCCGCATGCTCTGATCAGGTTTGACATGTCCGAATTTGCCGAAGGCTTTAGTATCTCCAAACTCATTGGCGCGCCGGCTGGTTATGTAGGTTATCGCGAAAGCGGCAAATTAACCGAGGCTGTAAAAAACAAGCCTTATTCTCTTATTCTTTTTGATGAAATTGAAAAAGCTCATCCTGAAATTCATAACTTGCTCTTACAAATTTTAGAAGATGGCCGCTTGACTGATGCCACGGGTAAAGAAATAAATTTCAAAAACACTATTATTGTTATGACTTCCAATGTCGGCTTGAACGAATTTAATCGCCAACAAGCCATTGGGTTTTCCTCGGTTGGCTCCCAAGAAACTGTTGATTTTGAAAATCTTAAAGAAAAAATCTCAACCGAACTCAAGAAAAAATTTAATCTAGAATTTTTAAACCGCATTGATAAAACCATCTTTTTTAAACCGCTCGGACTCTCTGACTTGCAAAAAATTGTTGAGCTCCAAATAAATGACCTGGCCGAAAAATTAACCGAGCGCCATTTGGGCATCAATATTTCAACTTCGGCTAAAAAATTTATTGCCCAATATAGTTTTAGCCCGGACCAAGGCGCCCGGGCTATCAGAAAAACCGTCTCGGATTTAATTGAAAATCCTTTGGCCGAAAAATTGCTTAAGGATGAGTTTAACAAAGGTGATATAGTCAAGGTGGATTATAAAGGGAAGAAGCTGGTGTTGGAGAAAGATTAA
- a CDS encoding LemA family protein, with translation MNILFWIIGGVIVIAILWLIAVYNGLIKLRNRTREAWSDIDVQLKRRYNLIPNLVETVKGYAKHERELFEKVTKARTQAMQAGSPEEKGKAENILSGTLKTLFAVAENYPDLKASENFAKLQDELSDTENKIQASRRFYNGNVRDFNTKIEVFPNNVVAGMLKFEKFEFFEITEAGERENVKVKF, from the coding sequence ATGAACATCTTATTTTGGATCATTGGAGGAGTAATTGTCATAGCTATTCTCTGGTTAATTGCGGTTTACAACGGACTAATTAAACTTCGGAATCGAACTCGCGAAGCTTGGTCTGATATTGATGTCCAGCTTAAACGGCGTTACAATCTTATTCCTAATCTAGTAGAAACCGTAAAAGGCTATGCCAAGCATGAGCGTGAACTTTTTGAAAAGGTTACCAAAGCCCGCACTCAAGCTATGCAAGCCGGCTCGCCAGAAGAAAAAGGCAAAGCAGAAAACATTTTAAGCGGAACATTGAAAACTCTTTTTGCTGTAGCGGAAAATTATCCTGACCTTAAAGCCAGTGAAAATTTTGCTAAGTTGCAAGATGAACTCTCTGACACCGAGAATAAAATCCAAGCGTCTCGAAGATTTTACAACGGCAATGTTCGCGACTTTAACACGAAGATTGAAGTCTTCCCCAACAATGTGGTGGCAGGAATGTTGAAATTTGAAAAGTTTGAATTCTTTGAAATTACGGAAGCCGGTGAACGGGAGAATGTTAAGGTTAAGTTCTAA
- a CDS encoding M48 family metallopeptidase — translation MYRQIESNKRRSIILIALFIIIIAGIGWAFGELTEFGYWGLVLALIISVLMALVGYYQGDKIALWTAGAKPLAKQDNPYVYRMVENLCITAGLPVPKIYIINDPAPNAFAAGRDPKHASVALTTGIIERLENEELEGVIAHELSHIKNYDMRLMTLVVVLVGIIALLANWFWRIQFFGGGRRRNSRSGGQLGMILMIVGIILMILSPLIAQLIKLAISRKREFLADASASLLTRYPEGLARALEKISSSGQPLLRANNATAHLYIASPFGAKASKGMAKLFSTHPPIEERVRALRRMA, via the coding sequence ATGTATCGACAAATAGAATCCAATAAACGTCGTTCAATAATCCTCATCGCCTTATTCATTATAATTATCGCCGGGATCGGCTGGGCTTTTGGCGAACTTACAGAATTCGGTTATTGGGGCTTAGTTTTAGCTCTGATAATTTCTGTTCTCATGGCTCTTGTAGGCTATTACCAGGGCGACAAGATTGCTCTTTGGACTGCCGGCGCTAAACCCCTTGCTAAACAAGACAATCCTTATGTGTACCGAATGGTGGAAAACCTCTGTATTACTGCTGGCTTGCCAGTACCCAAGATCTACATAATCAACGACCCGGCTCCCAATGCTTTTGCCGCTGGCCGCGACCCCAAACATGCCTCTGTTGCTCTGACTACTGGAATCATAGAACGTCTAGAAAACGAAGAGCTGGAAGGAGTGATTGCTCATGAGCTTTCGCATATTAAAAACTACGACATGAGGCTAATGACTCTGGTTGTTGTTCTGGTTGGGATTATTGCTTTGCTGGCAAATTGGTTCTGGCGCATCCAGTTTTTTGGCGGGGGACGACGTCGTAACAGCCGTTCGGGCGGTCAATTGGGAATGATTTTAATGATTGTGGGAATTATTTTGATGATTCTCTCTCCCCTCATCGCTCAACTGATAAAATTGGCTATCTCGCGAAAAAGAGAATTTTTAGCTGATGCTTCCGCATCTTTGCTCACCCGCTATCCAGAAGGCCTAGCCCGGGCTTTAGAAAAAATTTCTTCCTCTGGACAACCCCTGCTCCGCGCCAACAATGCCACAGCTCATCTGTATATTGCCAGCCCCTTTGGCGCCAAGGCGAGCAAGGGTATGGCTAAACTTTTTTCCACGCATCCGCCGATTGAGGAAAGAGTGAGGGCGTTGAGGCGGATGGCATGA